A single window of Phycisphaerae bacterium DNA harbors:
- the der gene encoding ribosome biogenesis GTPase Der, whose product MALPVVAIIGRPNVGKSSLFNALAGEMISIVEPTAGVTRDRVSAIVKKGEKYFELIDTGGYGIVDAQQLSEHIEQQIVTAIESADIVLFTVDIREGIVPLDERISQLLRREGLAVIGVANKADDAKMFPTAGEFSRLGFGEFICVSATNNLNKQVLLERIFEKIEHLETKRPAAPVMKIAIVGKQNVGKSTMVNAMVGSERVIVSKTPGTTRDAIDVRFEKDGKTIVVIDTAGIRKKSRMADIEFYSFVRATRSIQRADVVLFLIDATADVSDVDKRIARFIADEYKSCIIVINKWDLATKTTVTGSYEDYLTKLLPGLKYAPIAFTTATEAKNVQSVLDLATEIFSQTTTWITTGRLNKAFEAIKAESMSGGKHGGGGRPNIFYATQVAVNPVTILMFVNKTELFDENHRRFIIGRLRELLPTSEVPIKLLARARRREKET is encoded by the coding sequence ATGGCTCTTCCTGTGGTAGCAATAATAGGCCGGCCCAATGTCGGCAAAAGCAGTTTGTTCAATGCGCTCGCGGGCGAGATGATAAGTATCGTCGAGCCGACGGCGGGCGTAACGAGAGACCGCGTAAGCGCTATTGTCAAAAAGGGAGAGAAGTATTTCGAGCTGATAGACACCGGCGGATACGGAATAGTCGATGCGCAGCAGCTAAGCGAGCATATCGAGCAGCAAATCGTTACGGCGATTGAATCGGCCGACATCGTGCTGTTTACGGTCGATATTCGCGAGGGAATTGTGCCGCTGGATGAAAGAATATCGCAACTTTTGCGGAGAGAGGGGCTGGCTGTAATCGGGGTCGCCAACAAGGCGGACGACGCCAAGATGTTTCCGACGGCGGGAGAGTTTTCGAGATTAGGCTTCGGCGAATTTATATGCGTTTCTGCGACGAACAATCTGAACAAGCAGGTGCTGCTGGAGAGGATTTTTGAAAAAATCGAGCACCTCGAAACCAAGCGGCCCGCGGCACCGGTGATGAAGATAGCGATAGTCGGCAAGCAGAACGTCGGCAAGAGCACTATGGTGAATGCTATGGTGGGTTCTGAGCGTGTTATAGTCAGCAAGACGCCTGGGACGACGAGGGACGCGATTGACGTGCGGTTCGAAAAGGACGGCAAGACCATCGTTGTTATCGACACGGCCGGGATAAGAAAGAAAAGCAGGATGGCTGACATTGAATTTTACAGTTTTGTTCGCGCGACGCGTTCGATTCAGCGGGCCGATGTGGTGCTGTTTTTGATTGATGCGACGGCGGATGTTTCGGATGTCGATAAAAGAATCGCCAGATTTATCGCAGACGAATACAAAAGCTGCATAATAGTGATTAATAAATGGGACCTTGCAACTAAAACGACTGTCACCGGCAGCTACGAGGATTATCTGACGAAGCTGCTGCCGGGTTTAAAGTATGCACCGATAGCTTTTACGACGGCAACGGAGGCGAAGAACGTTCAGAGCGTTCTGGATTTGGCGACGGAGATTTTCAGCCAGACAACAACGTGGATAACTACCGGCAGATTGAACAAGGCGTTCGAGGCGATAAAGGCAGAAAGTATGAGCGGCGGCAAGCACGGCGGAGGCGGCCGGCCGAACATTTTCTATGCCACGCAGGTGGCGGTCAATCCTGTTACGATACTGATGTTCGTGAATAAAACGGAACTTTTCGACGAAAATCATCGCAGATTTATTATCGGCAGACTGAGGGAACTGCTGCCGACAAGCGAGGTGCCGATAAAACTATTGGCACGTGCGCGCAGAAGGGAAAAAGAAACATAG